TGGAGCAAAAGGCCCGCACGGACTTTTGCGATATGCCAGTAGTCCCCGTGAGGAAAGGGAAAACGACGCTTTTCCCTTTCCGTTGAGCAAAAAGTCCCGGATTGGACTTTTTGCGACCCTATCAGAGTTCATGTGAGACCAGGAATCCCGTCAATGAAGGTTTGTGGGGAATTCAACCGGAAGGAGTACAACCGGTAGCAAGTAGAACACTCCTGGAGTAAAGTCAACACTTGAGATTCCACCTTCACCCGGAAGTGCTTCGATTTTCAAGTAAAAAAACCTTTGCCTGGTTACATGTGTAACCCGTCCGGATGGAGACTTTTTGTCGTTTCCCCGGCAGAATATTTTCAACCAACTCATCGTCGTATCCGCACGAGGTGCAGGAGACAATTGGGAAACATGACCGTTCATGGGAACTCTGCCGCGGGCAATGCGGGAGTGTCACAGGTTACCGAACAATACCCCGCCCTGGTAAGCGACTACTATGGAGAACTGGCCAACGCTGCCGGCGATCCCATTTCCAGGCAGGTATTCCCGGATCCTGAGGAGATTTCGGCGGTAAACGAAGGGCTGCCCGAAGATCCCGTTGAGGAAGAGCGTTACTCTCCGGTGACCAACCTCACCCACCGCTACGCGGACAGGGTCCTGTTCCTGGTCTCGGACCGATGTCCGGTCTACTGCCGCTTCTGCACCCGCAAGCGCAAGGTTGGCCGGGGATTAGCCGTCACCCCCCGGACTCTGGCCGCAGGTTTTCAATACATCGCCAAAAACCCTTGTATCCGCGATGTTCTCCTTTCCGGTGGTGACCCCCTCATGCTCGGCACGGAAGAGTTGAAAAGTATCCTGGATCAGATCCGTCACATCCCCCACGTTGAGATCATCCGGATCGGGACCAGGGTTCCCGCGGCAATGCCGGAGAGAGTCACTGCCGAACTGGCGTCCCTCCTGGCGGCCGGCGGCCCTCTGTACATCCACACCCATTTCAACCATCCCGCGGAGATCACGGTCCAGTCCCGGGAAGCCTGCCGGATCCTGGCCGACGCCGGGATCCCCCTCAACAACCAGACGGTTTTACTCAGAGGGATCAATGACGACCCGGACATCCTGGAGGACCTTTTCCGGAACCTGCTCGCCATGAGAGTCCGCCCCTACTACCTGTTCCAGGCCGACAAGGTGAGAGGCACCGGGCATTTCCGTACCCCCCTTATGCGTGGTGTTCAGATCATGGAGGAGCTTTTCCGACGCACATCACCCATGGCGCTTCCCACCTTCGCCGTAGATCTCCCGGACGGCGGCGGAAAGGTCTTTCCATCCGCCGCCACGGTCCTGAACCCCGGCGGAGCCGACCAGTCAATCCTGATCCCTGATGGACGAGCCGTGCTTTACAGGGATTAAGCCGTTCACGGTTCACGGTTCACGGTTCACAGTCCACAGTTCACTACTCACGGTTCACTCCCCCCCTCATGGGCGTATAAACCGAACTTGACATTCCCTTTCTTATTATGTAGGTTCTCCATGTGAGTTAACCATTCACTTAACTGCCAAACTATGTCTTTTGTATTTTTATAAACACTTTTCACAAAAGGAGATCACCATGAACAGGGAATTTCTCAGGGCACTGGCGGCCCTGGCCATTCTGACGGTTATCCTTGTTCCCGCGGCAGCCATTGCGGGGTATGACCACAGCGAGATCGAAGGCCCTTTCGCAAACGGCCCGGCGGTGACAAAAAAGTGCCTCGAATGCCACGAGAAAGAGGCCATGGATGTCATGAGGACTTCCCACTGGACCTGGACCGTGGAACAGAAGATCGAGGGCACCGGGACCGTGCAGCGCGGCAAGAAGAACGTCATCAACAACTTCTGCGTCGCGATCACCTCCAACGAACCCCGCTGCACCAGCTGCCACATCGGCTACGGCTGGAAGGACGCTTCCTTCGACTTCACCGACAAGACCCGGGTCGACTGCCTTGCGTGCCACGATACCACCGGCACCTACAAGAAGAACCCCAAGGGCGCCGGCATGCCCATGGATGATGTGGATCTCCTCAACGTGGCACGGAACATCGGAGCCCCCTCCCGGATCAACTGCGGTACCTGTCACTTCTACGGCGGCGGCGGCGACAAGGTAAAACACGGTGACCTGGACAGCTCCATGGGCAATCCGTCCCGGGAACTGGATATCCACATGTCACCCGACGGCGAGGATTTTACCTGTCAGGAATGCCACGAGTCCGACGGCCACAGTATCAAGGGCAACGCCATGGTGGTCTCACCCACCGAGTTCAATCACCTGGGATGCGACAGCTGCCACGGCGAGGCCGTCCACAAGGAGAGCCGGCTCAACAAGCATGCCAAAAGGGTTGCCTGCCAGACCTGCCATATCCCTTCCTTTGCCCGGGAGTTCCCCACCAAGGTCTACTGGGACTGGTCCACTGCCGGCGAGGACCGGGAACCCGAATCCGACGAGAACAGCATGCCCACCTACCACAAGATGAAAGGCACCTTCAAGTGGGCCCGGAACATCATTCCCACTTACGCCTGGCACAATGAAAAAGCCGGGGTGTACACCCTGGGCGACAAGATCGACCCCAGGAAGGTCACCCCCCTGAGCTGGCCAAACGGCAACAGGAAGGACCAGGACGCAAGGATCTACCCCTTCAAGGTCATGGAAGGCCGGCAGCCGTACGACATCAGGAACAAGACCCTCATCGTGCCCAAACTGTTCGGCAAGGGCGGCTACTGGCAAACCTACGACTGGGACCAGACCGCCAGGCTGGGTATGGAAGCGGTGGGGCTGCCCTACAGCGGGGAGTACGGCTGGACCGGCACCATCATGTACTGGAAGA
This sequence is a window from bacterium. Protein-coding genes within it:
- a CDS encoding KamA family radical SAM protein: MTVHGNSAAGNAGVSQVTEQYPALVSDYYGELANAAGDPISRQVFPDPEEISAVNEGLPEDPVEEERYSPVTNLTHRYADRVLFLVSDRCPVYCRFCTRKRKVGRGLAVTPRTLAAGFQYIAKNPCIRDVLLSGGDPLMLGTEELKSILDQIRHIPHVEIIRIGTRVPAAMPERVTAELASLLAAGGPLYIHTHFNHPAEITVQSREACRILADAGIPLNNQTVLLRGINDDPDILEDLFRNLLAMRVRPYYLFQADKVRGTGHFRTPLMRGVQIMEELFRRTSPMALPTFAVDLPDGGGKVFPSAATVLNPGGADQSILIPDGRAVLYRD
- a CDS encoding tetrathionate reductase family octaheme c-type cytochrome, which encodes MNREFLRALAALAILTVILVPAAAIAGYDHSEIEGPFANGPAVTKKCLECHEKEAMDVMRTSHWTWTVEQKIEGTGTVQRGKKNVINNFCVAITSNEPRCTSCHIGYGWKDASFDFTDKTRVDCLACHDTTGTYKKNPKGAGMPMDDVDLLNVARNIGAPSRINCGTCHFYGGGGDKVKHGDLDSSMGNPSRELDIHMSPDGEDFTCQECHESDGHSIKGNAMVVSPTEFNHLGCDSCHGEAVHKESRLNKHAKRVACQTCHIPSFAREFPTKVYWDWSTAGEDREPESDENSMPTYHKMKGTFKWARNIIPTYAWHNEKAGVYTLGDKIDPRKVTPLSWPNGNRKDQDARIYPFKVMEGRQPYDIRNKTLIVPKLFGKGGYWQTYDWDQTARLGMEAVGLPYSGEYGWTGTIMYWKINHMVAPAENSLGCLDCHGDGGRMDWKALGYKKDPMN